GAAGACCGCGACGCTGAAGGTCGCGGTTCCGATCCGGCCGCGCGCGAAACCTTCGAGGCCCCATGCGCTTTCTACCGACAGGTCGGGATCGCCGACCTCGAAAGCCTGCGTCGCGATGTGCGGCCCGTCAGAGAACAGCTCTTCCGCGCTCGGCGCGCGTTCGGCGCGGGTGACGTTGACCCCGGCGCGGAACGCCTCGTCGGCTTCGTAGACCAGGCCGACCGCGCCCGAGAAGGTATCGAAATCGCGCTGGAGGCCGAGCGCGGGTGCCTCGACGTCGGTCATCTCGTAACGGGCGGCGGCCTCGATCTGGAACGGGCCGTTGCCGAACTCCTGCAGGGTGAACAGCGCGAACTGATCGGTGAGGTTGGGCGGAATATAGGCTTCCGCCCCTTCGGCGAAGAAGTCGCGGTGCAGGTACTGCGCCCCGCTCGCGCCGCGCCACGGGCCGGTCTGCTGTTGCAGCAGTTCGACCCGGGCCTCGATGCTTTCGCTGTCGAACACGGTTCCGATTTCGGCGCCTTCGAATTCGGTATGGGTGTAATCGGAATAGCCGACGCGCGCCTTCACCTTCGAAAAGAACCCGTCGCCCAGCGCGATGTCGGCGCGGAAATCGGCGCGGAACTGTTCGAGCCCGATCGTGACGATTTCCTCGCCTTCCTCTTGCTCGTCCGCTTCGTCCCCGTCCTCGCCTTCGTGCGCGTGTTCGGTGCCCGGACGGCCCGGGACGCCGTAATCGGTGTCGTACCAGCCGATCGAAGCGCCAAAGCTGCTGTCGCCGAGGATCACGCCAAACCCGGCGTTGACGGTCCAGCTTTCGCTCGCGGTGTTGGGAACGACACCGCGCCGACCGGCAGCCTCGCGCAATTCTGCCGCTTCCTCGACTTCGCCTTCGGCCGCTTCCTCGTCGGCTTCGTCGAGCAATTCGGCGCGCAGCGTATCTGAAAGCTGGAAGCCCGCGATCTCGAGATCGTCGCTCTCGCGCCAGCTGCCATCAAGATGGACAACGAAGACATCGCCGATCGGCACGTCGAGCGAGGCGCCGCCGGTGCGCAGATCGCTCGCGCTGTCGATCGAGGCGAGTGCGTCGAGATGATAACCCTTTTCGGGAATGCGGGTCGGAATGCGCTTGTCGATCACGTTGACCGCGCCGCCGATCGCCTGGCTGCCATAGAGCAGCACGGCCGGCCCGCGCAGCACCTCGATCCGCTCGGCGGTGAGCGGGTCGATCGTGGTCGCGTGATCGACCGAGGTGTTGGAAACGTCGGAGGTCCCCAGCCCATCGACCAGAATGCGTACGCGTTCTCCCTGGAAGCCGCGCAGCACCGGGCGCGAGGCACCCGGCGCAAAGCCGCTGGCCGAAACGCCCGGCAGCTTGACCAGAACCTCGCCGATCTGCCCGGCAAGATTGCGCTGGATGGCGTCGGCTTCGAGCACGCTGGTGCCCGCGAGAATATCGAGCTGGCGCAACCCTTCGGCGCTGACGATGATATTGCCCTGGTAGTCGATCTGGCGGTTGTGGAGATCGTCGTCTGGCCGCTGGTCGCCATCGGTCGAGCCACCCGGCTGCGCCTGCTCGTCATCGGTCCCGGCGTCTGCCCATGCGGGGCTCGCCGCCATGCCGAGCGAGAGCGCGCTGGCGAGCGCGAGGCGGGAGGGGGTGATCTTCATCGAGAATATCCGTTGCTGATAATGTAATAACGTATCACGCAGCTAGCAGCCATTCCGCAAACTGCAAGGCCAACCGACACGACTTCGACGAAACGCGCATTTCTGCGGACAATCGGCATCAGTGATGCGGGATCGTCACGGTCCTGCACGCCGGGCGAGACCGTCAACCAGGTCGGAACGAGTGCCGGGATGGTGCGGAGAGCACGGCTGCGAGCCGTTGGTCGAAACCGGAGGAGGTCACGTCGGCGAACGTCCGCCGGGTCCTGGCCGGGAAGCCGACGGCGAGTATCGGAAGTGCGATCCGCCCGCCGATCGGCCCGAAGGCTGCAAAACACCGAAAGTGCTGTAAAAACTGGAGCGGGCGAGGCGATTCGAACGCCCGACCCCAACCTTGGCAAGGTTGTGCTCTACCCCTGAGCTACGCCCGCTCACTGACGCTCGCAGGACAGCAATTCCGTGTCCCTGCGGGGGAGGCGGCGCGATTAGCAGCGCGCTGCACCGCCTGCAAGCCAAAAAAGGCGCGGCAAATATCGCTTGATCGAACCGGGCAGAGCCGCCAGCGCACGCCAACGCTTCACAATGCCGCGATACGCCCCACATTGGGGCAACGAAACGGCGCAAATCCAACGACAGGGAGCAGCCCCTTGGCCAGCATGGGTCTCAATATCGAAGAACAGAAAGCAGTCGACCGGTTCCGCAAGGAGGTCGTCGATCCGTCGCAAACCAAGCTCGTAATCGTCGATTTCTGGGCCGAATGGTGCGGGCCGTGCAAGGCGCTGACACCGACGCTCGAGAAGATTGCCGCCGAATACGCCGACAAGGGCGTGGTGCTGGCCAAGATCAATGTCGACGAGGAACAGTTCATCGCCAGCCAGTTCCAGGTGCGTTCGATCCCGACCGTCTACGCGATGTTCCAGGGGCAGCCGGTCGCCGATCTTTCCAGCGCGCGCACCGAAACCCAGTTGAAGCAGGCGCTCGACCAGCTGCTCGAAAAGCTGCCGATCCAGGCCGGTGCCGATGGTGCGCCCGCTGCGCAAGGCCCCTCGCCCGAAGAGCTGGCGCAGTTCGTCGCTATGGGCGAGCAGGCGCTGAGCGACGGCGATGCGCAACGCGCCGCGGGCATCTTCGCGCAGGTTACCGAATTCGCCGGCGATCACGGCCCCGCGCATGCCGGGCTGGTCCGCGCGCTGGTGCAGCTCGGCCAGATCGATGAAGCGAACCAGGTCATGGCGGCGATCGAAGCGGACGAAGCGCTGGCGAAGGATCCGGCGATCGCCGCGGCCAGGAGCGCGCTCGAACTTGCCGGAACGCAGGTCGACGACACCGAGCTCGAAGCGCTCAAGACCGCTGCCGAAGCCGGCGATGCCTCGATGGAGGCCAAGCTGGCCTATGCCGAAGCGGCCTTCGCGGCCGGACGCCGCGACGAGGCCGCCGATACGCTGCTGGCGATGATCGAGGCCGACCGCGAATGGAACGACGGGGCCGCCCGGGCCAAGCTGCTGCAGATCTTCGAAGCCGTGGGCCTCGAAGCCGAATGGGTGGTCGCCAGCCGCCGCCGACTGTCCAAAATCCTGTTCGGATAAGTCGCGCAATGTCGAAGCGCCTCTCGATCTTCCCGCTGCCCGGCGCCGTCCTGTTCCCCGGACTGCAACTGCCGCTGCATATCTTCGAGCCGCGCTACCGCGCGCTGGTGGGTGACGCGCTGGTGCGCGACCGGCGGATCGCGATGATCCAGCCGCAGCGTTCGACCGAAGGCGCTCCGCTCTATACGGTCGGCTGCGTCGGCCGGATCGGTGAGATCGAGGCGATGGAAGACGGGCGCTACAACCTCGTCCTCGAAGGGGAAGCGCGGTTCAAATTGCTGCGCGAGCTCGACGTC
The Erythrobacter sp. JK5 DNA segment above includes these coding regions:
- a CDS encoding TonB-dependent receptor, with protein sequence MKITPSRLALASALSLGMAASPAWADAGTDDEQAQPGGSTDGDQRPDDDLHNRQIDYQGNIIVSAEGLRQLDILAGTSVLEADAIQRNLAGQIGEVLVKLPGVSASGFAPGASRPVLRGFQGERVRILVDGLGTSDVSNTSVDHATTIDPLTAERIEVLRGPAVLLYGSQAIGGAVNVIDKRIPTRIPEKGYHLDALASIDSASDLRTGGASLDVPIGDVFVVHLDGSWRESDDLEIAGFQLSDTLRAELLDEADEEAAEGEVEEAAELREAAGRRGVVPNTASESWTVNAGFGVILGDSSFGASIGWYDTDYGVPGRPGTEHAHEGEDGDEADEQEEGEEIVTIGLEQFRADFRADIALGDGFFSKVKARVGYSDYTHTEFEGAEIGTVFDSESIEARVELLQQQTGPWRGASGAQYLHRDFFAEGAEAYIPPNLTDQFALFTLQEFGNGPFQIEAAARYEMTDVEAPALGLQRDFDTFSGAVGLVYEADEAFRAGVNVTRAERAPSAEELFSDGPHIATQAFEVGDPDLSVESAWGLEGFARGRIGTATFSVAVFSQWFDDYIYLSEAGGEEDGLPVFVYLQQDADYFGVEGEVSFPLFDTGGVGLIADLRGSYVEAELSDGSAVPRIPPLSLLGALEAQTEAFDLRGEIQWFAEQDRVAAFETPTDDFALVNVLVSWRPLPSRENVTVQLAADNIFDVTGRRHASFTKEFVPLAGRNVRASVRLSF
- the trxA gene encoding thioredoxin, which translates into the protein MGLNIEEQKAVDRFRKEVVDPSQTKLVIVDFWAEWCGPCKALTPTLEKIAAEYADKGVVLAKINVDEEQFIASQFQVRSIPTVYAMFQGQPVADLSSARTETQLKQALDQLLEKLPIQAGADGAPAAQGPSPEELAQFVAMGEQALSDGDAQRAAGIFAQVTEFAGDHGPAHAGLVRALVQLGQIDEANQVMAAIEADEALAKDPAIAAARSALELAGTQVDDTELEALKTAAEAGDASMEAKLAYAEAAFAAGRRDEAADTLLAMIEADREWNDGAARAKLLQIFEAVGLEAEWVVASRRRLSKILFG